From Candidatus Babeliales bacterium, a single genomic window includes:
- a CDS encoding pitrilysin family protein: MNTPVIKHTLDNGLTLLILPINTIPKVSTQLWIAAGSADEKTGQRGIAHLLEHLLFKGTQRLSETDITHLVDKLSGYCNAMTSHDYTVYLFDFPRQHWTTGFDLLADIFNNARFEPDLLNSELFAVLQELKLYKDDYITTLEEEIIGMLFAGHPYHHPIIGYSSDLWQMTCANIARFYKTHYVPNNATLVVVGDVQPDEVIEQAEKHFGPLASKTIEITHRYLPAKDTVQQSITLYRDIDQSSGIICFTIPGLREKKSYYLDLLLWVIGKGKCSRLYKKIVDEHQWAADLDTYIYDTFDRSVLFISYEPIDNTLIPKIEKTIIAELQLIYQIGLTDNEVERAVRQLHKEHTLSMQEITILAEKIGLSYLATGDEQFIFTSIAETDLARIKKEIEIIVKTHCRPIFANSGLLMPFAKGDLKQWEKEQHKTDTFDSKMHAKRLRTSMLEEPNYSHTITAQPAIPFTFPRCHQTQLANGLDVLWYEKSDTPIISIVLDLAADYFFDPSTKQGLYNFLSRMLIEGTRNYNQEQLAYAFEHAGADMHIEAGRITIQTVPSSLKTILKLLNEILTASTFLAENVEKVRTQILTEIKQYWDDPSEYIWQYTHEHIYKNHPYAKNELGTIKSVQSITRDDLIDFYTRYISPQGAALCIVGDIKEYDIPSLLEESLGTWHGPMITPLSFPAIQQLQKNEYLYPLNRDQIVLGFAGASVSRTDQRYDALALFDHVLTGGVQGSMGSKLFSLREQSGLFYTIGGSLIQDADEQPGMIFIKTNVSIPVLSQAEQLIESTLDHAIDSFTDNDLIRAKNALINGLIDYASSTQSLALSFLLLRRYKLGADYFDKQPEHLSTISLSEVIDAVRSILSTDKLIKIKIGKV; the protein is encoded by the coding sequence ATGAATACACCTGTCATAAAACATACACTCGATAATGGCCTTACTCTTTTAATCTTGCCAATCAACACCATTCCAAAAGTATCCACGCAACTATGGATTGCTGCCGGCTCTGCTGATGAAAAAACGGGACAGCGAGGAATCGCACACCTACTTGAACATCTTCTTTTTAAGGGCACACAACGCCTTTCAGAAACTGATATTACCCATTTGGTAGATAAGCTTTCTGGGTACTGCAATGCGATGACATCTCATGATTACACCGTCTACCTCTTTGATTTTCCTCGTCAACATTGGACCACTGGTTTTGATTTACTTGCAGATATATTCAATAACGCACGCTTTGAACCCGATCTTTTAAATTCTGAACTGTTTGCGGTTCTCCAAGAACTCAAGCTGTATAAAGATGATTACATCACCACTTTAGAAGAAGAAATCATCGGCATGCTGTTTGCCGGACACCCCTATCATCATCCGATCATTGGATACAGCTCTGACCTCTGGCAGATGACCTGTGCCAATATTGCTCGTTTTTATAAAACCCATTATGTACCAAATAATGCCACGTTGGTTGTGGTAGGAGATGTACAGCCCGATGAAGTCATTGAACAAGCAGAAAAACATTTTGGTCCTTTAGCTTCTAAAACAATTGAAATCACGCACCGCTATTTGCCTGCAAAAGATACCGTACAGCAATCTATAACCCTGTATCGAGATATTGATCAATCATCAGGTATTATCTGTTTTACCATTCCTGGCCTGCGTGAGAAAAAAAGTTACTATCTTGATCTTTTGCTATGGGTCATTGGCAAGGGAAAATGCTCACGTCTGTATAAAAAAATAGTGGATGAACATCAATGGGCTGCAGATCTGGACACATATATTTATGACACCTTTGATAGATCTGTACTCTTTATTTCATATGAACCAATCGACAACACGTTAATCCCCAAAATAGAAAAAACTATCATTGCAGAGCTACAGCTCATTTACCAGATCGGCCTTACCGATAATGAAGTAGAACGAGCAGTACGGCAACTACACAAAGAACATACTTTGTCCATGCAAGAAATAACGATACTAGCAGAGAAAATCGGTCTCTCTTATTTAGCAACCGGAGATGAACAATTCATTTTTACGAGTATCGCAGAAACTGATCTTGCGCGCATTAAAAAAGAAATAGAAATCATCGTAAAAACTCATTGTAGACCAATTTTTGCAAATAGTGGACTGCTGATGCCTTTTGCAAAAGGAGATTTAAAACAGTGGGAAAAAGAACAACATAAAACAGATACATTTGACAGCAAAATGCATGCTAAGCGGTTACGCACGTCAATGCTAGAAGAACCAAATTACAGCCACACAATCACTGCTCAACCGGCAATCCCGTTTACCTTTCCTCGCTGCCATCAAACGCAACTTGCAAACGGACTTGATGTACTTTGGTATGAAAAATCAGACACCCCAATAATCTCCATCGTACTTGACCTCGCAGCAGATTATTTTTTTGATCCGAGCACAAAACAGGGTCTTTATAATTTCCTCTCCCGCATGTTAATAGAAGGCACTCGTAACTACAACCAAGAGCAACTTGCGTATGCATTTGAACATGCTGGTGCTGACATGCACATAGAAGCTGGGCGTATCACCATACAAACAGTACCAAGCTCTTTAAAAACAATATTAAAACTACTCAATGAAATTCTCACTGCATCCACATTCTTAGCTGAGAACGTAGAAAAAGTACGCACTCAAATTTTAACGGAAATTAAGCAGTACTGGGATGATCCATCAGAATATATTTGGCAGTATACTCATGAGCATATTTATAAAAATCATCCCTATGCAAAAAATGAGCTTGGAACCATCAAAAGCGTACAGTCAATTACTCGAGACGATCTGATTGATTTTTACACCCGCTATATTAGCCCACAAGGCGCAGCACTATGCATTGTTGGTGATATTAAAGAATACGACATTCCATCATTGTTAGAAGAATCTCTGGGCACCTGGCATGGCCCCATGATTACCCCGCTATCATTTCCAGCAATACAACAATTACAAAAAAATGAATATCTCTATCCGCTCAACCGGGATCAAATTGTATTGGGATTTGCAGGGGCTTCTGTCTCTCGCACCGATCAGCGATATGACGCACTGGCTCTATTCGATCATGTTTTGACCGGAGGAGTACAAGGATCCATGGGGTCAAAACTATTTTCTCTCCGCGAACAATCAGGACTGTTTTATACAATAGGTGGCTCCCTGATTCAAGATGCAGATGAACAGCCGGGTATGATTTTTATTAAAACAAATGTATCAATTCCCGTGCTATCACAAGCGGAACAACTTATTGAAAGCACTCTGGATCATGCAATAGACAGCTTTACTGATAATGATTTAATACGCGCAAAAAACGCTCTCATCAATGGGCTGATTGATTACGCCAGTTCCACTCAAAGTCTAGCATTATCTTTCCTCCTACTCAGACGATACAAATTAGGGGCAGACTATTTTGATAAACAACCAGAACACCTGTCTACCATTTCTCTATCTGAAGTAATAGACGCAGTGCGTAGTATCTTATCAACAGATAAACTTATTAAAATTAAAATTGGAAAAGTATAA
- a CDS encoding pitrilysin family protein has protein sequence MKKLIVTLAMLLSISHSLFARRHKKIDHKNTIEVTMETISQSVKKYALDNGMTVLVLESHQIPIVSIQIWYNVGSKDEQTGEKGIAHLIEHMIFKGTAGESSLNLAESDINLIVRTLSGSCNAFTTQDFTGYKFDLPTQNWQQILPIIADCMTNCAFKDDHLNSEMKAVIQELKMRKDNYLSSLAESMITAMFPDHPYHYPIIGFKQDLWNVNGQDLKQFYQKHYAPNNATLVVVGDVKADEVAQLAEQYFGHIPTDTSYTRPEFYLNKDISSKSVTIYRDVAQPTVLLGYTVPGLTNPSSHIIELLSWVIGLGKGSRLYKILVDEQKLVTSLSAYHWDILFDHSVFFILFEPKNIDATQEIIDIIQDELDDLTKNGVTDQELKRAINQTKMRLYSTLESTDDQAFDIGKFFLATGNENYIFNYMNDAPETIKKEMHSILKQYFRPSVTHKGMVLPIPEEEKSYWVELQQASDAQDKEILFARERTSPLEDPSYALSVHSNKTKQFSYPKANTYTTDNGITIFTYHNPKTPKINISLKFKAQGHYDPVEQQGLYNFVAQMMSEGTKNFSATALAQELETRGMSLSVSPGSISLSMLNSELERGLELLLEILTNATFNETEIEKIRDQIQSEIKNFWDNPSSFAGQLIREHVYQGHPYSKNLTGKAEIIETISQQDLINCYRSFIVPDQTRIAIVGDLAGYDVQKLIQEKLKSWTGKAVETIQCPVLQTPESKQINYPINRDQVLLCFAGLSINRTHPDYDKLIIFDQILGGGALGSMSSRLFKLREQSGLFYSINGSLTAATDKEPGMVLVQTLVSLDRLQEAEQAIIETLKHVADQITPQEFEEAKQALITASVQYFESNSKIASAFLFLDKYNFPADYFDTRAARLEKISIADVQKAVRNILKTDLLSVFKIGRV, from the coding sequence ATGAAGAAACTTATCGTAACGCTCGCCATGCTTTTATCCATCTCTCACTCGTTATTCGCACGGCGACACAAAAAAATAGATCATAAAAATACCATAGAGGTCACCATGGAAACAATTTCACAGTCAGTTAAAAAATATGCACTTGATAACGGTATGACCGTTTTAGTACTGGAATCACATCAAATACCAATCGTTTCGATACAAATATGGTATAACGTTGGTTCAAAAGATGAACAAACTGGAGAGAAAGGAATTGCACACTTAATTGAACATATGATTTTTAAAGGAACTGCAGGAGAATCATCTCTCAATTTGGCAGAATCAGATATCAATTTGATCGTGCGCACACTATCTGGCAGCTGTAACGCATTCACTACACAAGATTTTACGGGTTATAAATTTGATCTTCCAACACAAAACTGGCAACAAATTTTACCAATCATTGCAGATTGCATGACCAACTGCGCATTTAAGGATGATCATCTTAACTCTGAAATGAAAGCGGTCATTCAAGAACTAAAAATGCGTAAAGATAATTACCTATCAAGCCTTGCTGAATCAATGATTACTGCAATGTTCCCTGATCACCCATACCATTATCCAATTATTGGATTCAAACAAGATTTGTGGAACGTTAATGGACAAGATTTAAAACAGTTTTACCAAAAACATTATGCTCCTAACAATGCAACATTAGTCGTTGTTGGCGATGTAAAAGCAGATGAAGTAGCACAACTAGCAGAACAATATTTTGGCCATATTCCCACTGACACCAGCTACACCCGACCTGAATTTTACTTAAACAAAGATATTTCATCTAAATCAGTAACCATCTACCGAGACGTAGCACAACCGACAGTGCTACTCGGATACACAGTCCCTGGACTCACAAATCCATCTTCCCATATTATTGAATTACTCTCCTGGGTTATAGGACTTGGCAAAGGATCACGTCTGTATAAAATATTGGTTGATGAGCAAAAATTAGTAACGTCTCTTTCTGCATATCATTGGGATATTTTATTTGATCACAGTGTTTTCTTTATTCTTTTTGAGCCAAAAAATATCGATGCTACACAAGAAATTATCGATATTATTCAAGATGAACTTGATGACTTAACTAAAAATGGTGTGACCGATCAGGAATTAAAACGAGCAATCAACCAAACAAAAATGCGGCTTTATTCAACATTAGAAAGTACCGACGACCAGGCTTTTGATATCGGTAAATTCTTTTTAGCAACCGGCAACGAAAATTATATTTTCAATTATATGAACGATGCGCCGGAAACAATCAAAAAAGAGATGCACTCTATCTTAAAACAATATTTTAGGCCATCGGTAACGCATAAAGGCATGGTACTGCCAATTCCAGAGGAAGAAAAATCATACTGGGTTGAACTACAACAAGCATCTGACGCACAAGATAAAGAAATTTTATTCGCTCGCGAACGCACATCTCCGTTGGAAGATCCTTCGTATGCATTATCTGTACATTCAAACAAAACAAAACAATTTTCGTACCCTAAGGCTAATACATACACAACCGATAATGGCATCACCATCTTTACATATCACAATCCAAAAACTCCAAAAATAAACATCTCCCTTAAATTTAAAGCACAGGGCCATTATGACCCAGTAGAACAACAGGGGCTGTATAACTTTGTAGCTCAAATGATGTCTGAAGGCACAAAGAACTTCAGCGCAACTGCATTGGCACAAGAACTAGAAACGCGCGGCATGAGCCTTAGTGTATCTCCAGGATCCATTTCACTGAGCATGTTAAACAGCGAACTAGAACGAGGACTCGAGTTGTTGCTTGAAATTCTTACTAACGCAACATTCAACGAAACAGAAATAGAAAAAATTAGAGATCAAATCCAATCAGAAATCAAAAACTTCTGGGACAACCCCTCATCATTTGCAGGCCAACTCATTCGAGAACATGTTTATCAAGGACATCCATACAGTAAAAATCTGACCGGTAAAGCGGAAATCATAGAAACAATTTCACAGCAAGATTTAATCAATTGCTACCGCAGTTTCATTGTTCCTGATCAAACACGTATCGCTATCGTTGGTGATCTTGCTGGATATGATGTCCAAAAGCTCATTCAAGAGAAACTAAAATCGTGGACAGGCAAAGCCGTTGAAACTATTCAGTGTCCGGTACTACAAACTCCTGAAAGCAAGCAGATCAATTATCCAATCAATCGCGATCAAGTTCTTTTATGCTTTGCTGGCTTATCAATCAACCGTACCCATCCTGATTACGATAAATTGATAATCTTTGATCAGATTCTTGGCGGTGGAGCTTTAGGTTCGATGAGTTCACGACTCTTTAAATTACGTGAGCAAAGCGGCCTGTTTTACTCTATCAATGGTTCTCTCACTGCTGCCACTGACAAAGAACCCGGCATGGTTTTAGTGCAAACATTAGTCTCTCTTGATCGACTACAAGAAGCTGAACAGGCAATTATTGAAACATTAAAACACGTTGCTGACCAGATTACTCCACAAGAGTTTGAAGAAGCAAAACAAGCATTAATCACTGCTTCAGTACAATATTTTGAATCTAACAGTAAAATCGCATCCGCATTTTTATTCTTAGATAAATATAACTTCCCTGCTGATTATTTTGATACACGCGCTGCTAGACTAGAAAAGATCAGCATCGCTGATGTACAAAAAGCCGTACGCAACATTTTAAAAACTGATTTGCTATCCGTGTTCAAAATAGGACGTGTGTAA
- a CDS encoding M3 family metallopeptidase produces the protein MKMIYVVGAFGVMMIGGVLLYGEISDRGDMNNVIQSRADIAALFPKTVIELNQLVEHAKKSAAKDIDAIIAVPDTERTFANTALAFDRASAFSDLMITTNVIHTLTLVCPDDALRQAAEKADIDLKEFIVVYISDNAQLYNVLKTYDINKNVSLLNAGERYFLQETLADYKRAGLDLDGPDRAKVIQLKKELAQLTQQFAVNIATDASTIAATQEQLAGLDADFIAALRRNDAGLYVVGVDGPTYTKVMENCTVTDTRKRLYEQYNNRAYPANEQLLKIIIAKRDELARVIGFVSYAHLLLDNSMVKNPEAAQQFLNQLIVRATKKALQESAALVSNVPSSVALTADGKINPWDYGFVSNQYKKNNLAVDEQEIANYFPMEKTVAGLLDVYRQFLGLEFVTAPISGLWSSEVQLIEVYEAADRKQLLGYLLLDLFPRPNKFSHACEMGIVPSVIGGGPGLALVVANFTRATASKPALLDRNSVATFFHEFGHALHELLGRTMFARQVGTSVKMDFVEMPSQMLEEWLWDAGILRKISSHYQTGKPLSDELISKIQNLKHFDTGVHALRQAFYAQLSLDYYKAGANKDVKGIFRTLYASMLPMFVYVDNNNMFSSFGHLTDYGPQYYGYMWSKVYALDLFEQIKKQGLLNSVIGKKYIREILQPGGSKDPNELLYNFLGRQPSQDAFFKDLGI, from the coding sequence ATGAAGATGATATATGTAGTGGGGGCATTTGGGGTTATGATGATAGGCGGTGTTTTATTATATGGTGAAATTTCTGATCGGGGTGATATGAACAATGTAATTCAGTCGCGTGCAGATATTGCAGCGCTTTTTCCTAAAACAGTAATAGAACTTAATCAATTAGTAGAGCATGCAAAAAAAAGTGCAGCAAAGGATATTGATGCAATTATTGCGGTTCCTGATACAGAGCGTACTTTTGCAAATACCGCATTAGCATTTGATCGTGCTTCGGCGTTTTCTGATTTAATGATTACCACCAATGTTATACATACGTTAACATTGGTGTGTCCAGATGATGCATTGCGTCAAGCGGCGGAAAAGGCGGACATTGATCTTAAAGAATTTATCGTGGTGTATATATCTGATAATGCGCAGCTGTATAATGTGTTAAAAACGTATGATATAAATAAAAATGTTTCATTATTGAATGCTGGTGAGCGCTATTTTTTACAAGAAACGTTAGCAGATTATAAGCGGGCAGGACTTGATCTTGATGGGCCTGATCGTGCAAAAGTTATTCAGCTTAAAAAAGAGTTAGCGCAATTAACGCAGCAGTTTGCGGTGAACATTGCAACGGATGCAAGTACTATTGCCGCAACGCAAGAACAGCTTGCAGGACTGGATGCAGATTTTATAGCGGCATTAAGACGTAATGATGCAGGGTTATACGTGGTTGGTGTTGACGGTCCAACCTATACAAAAGTAATGGAAAACTGCACGGTGACTGATACAAGAAAACGGTTATATGAGCAGTATAATAATCGTGCATATCCTGCGAATGAACAATTGCTTAAAATAATTATTGCAAAACGTGATGAGCTTGCACGAGTAATTGGATTTGTAAGTTATGCGCACTTACTGCTTGATAATTCTATGGTCAAAAATCCGGAAGCGGCGCAACAATTTTTAAATCAATTAATCGTGCGTGCAACTAAAAAAGCGCTACAAGAATCAGCAGCTCTTGTGAGTAATGTACCATCATCGGTAGCATTAACGGCTGATGGTAAAATTAATCCATGGGATTATGGTTTTGTGAGTAACCAGTATAAAAAAAATAACTTAGCTGTGGATGAACAGGAGATCGCAAACTATTTTCCGATGGAAAAAACGGTTGCAGGACTTTTGGATGTCTATCGACAATTTTTGGGCTTAGAGTTTGTTACTGCTCCTATTTCTGGGTTGTGGAGTTCTGAGGTGCAACTCATTGAAGTATATGAAGCAGCGGATAGAAAGCAGTTGCTGGGATATTTGTTGCTCGATCTGTTCCCCCGTCCGAATAAATTCTCTCATGCTTGTGAAATGGGGATTGTACCAAGTGTGATTGGTGGTGGACCAGGACTTGCGCTTGTTGTAGCTAATTTTACCCGTGCAACAGCAAGTAAACCAGCATTACTTGACCGAAATTCTGTGGCAACATTCTTTCATGAGTTTGGTCATGCGTTGCATGAATTGCTTGGTAGGACGATGTTTGCACGTCAGGTTGGTACAAGTGTTAAGATGGATTTTGTAGAGATGCCGTCACAAATGCTGGAAGAATGGTTATGGGATGCGGGAATTTTACGTAAAATATCCTCTCATTATCAAACAGGTAAACCACTTTCTGATGAACTCATCTCTAAAATTCAAAATTTAAAGCATTTTGATACGGGCGTGCATGCGTTACGGCAAGCATTTTATGCGCAGTTATCTCTTGATTATTACAAAGCGGGTGCCAATAAGGATGTAAAAGGAATATTCCGTACGCTGTATGCATCAATGCTTCCTATGTTTGTATATGTTGATAACAACAATATGTTTTCATCGTTTGGTCATTTAACTGATTATGGTCCACAGTATTATGGTTATATGTGGTCAAAAGTGTATGCGCTTGATTTATTTGAACAGATTAAAAAACAAGGTTTATTAAATTCAGTGATTGGAAAAAAATATATTCGCGAGATCTTACAACCAGGTGGCAGCAAAGATCCGAACGAGTTGTTGTATAACTTTTTGGGTCGCCAACCAAGTCAAGATGCATTTTTTAAAGATTTAGGTATTTAA
- a CDS encoding L-lactate dehydrogenase yields the protein MNYGKIAIIGAGAVGSTAAYAIIMKNIVTELLLVDVNERRCHGEILDLSDALSFSVTSNVRAATIQEAGSADIIIIAAGIAQKPGQSRVELLHANRAVINSIMSSMGKLNPNAVIVVISNPVDLMTFLIQDISGLPRNQVIGSGTFLDSQRLRNLLAKKANVAEQSVHAYILGEHGDSQFFAQSISHIAGIPIAQFPGITAQDLDEFPRTARDRAYEIIQCKGATYYGIATCVAALCETIIFDHKRVLPVSHYQEEFGVCLSMPAVIGAKGVERIIPTPLDFKERALLQESAEQLRVLCK from the coding sequence ATGAATTACGGTAAAATCGCTATTATTGGGGCGGGTGCAGTGGGATCTACAGCAGCATATGCAATCATCATGAAAAATATTGTCACTGAATTATTACTTGTTGATGTTAATGAGCGTCGCTGTCATGGAGAAATTTTGGATTTATCAGACGCACTTTCATTTTCTGTAACATCAAATGTGCGTGCAGCGACTATTCAAGAGGCGGGATCTGCAGATATTATTATTATCGCTGCGGGCATTGCACAAAAACCAGGACAGTCGCGGGTAGAATTGTTACATGCAAATCGTGCAGTTATTAATTCGATTATGAGTAGCATGGGTAAGCTTAATCCAAACGCAGTCATTGTTGTTATTTCTAATCCAGTAGATTTAATGACATTTCTTATACAGGATATTTCTGGATTGCCTCGTAATCAAGTTATCGGTTCTGGAACATTTTTAGATTCACAACGTTTACGAAATTTGCTTGCAAAAAAAGCGAATGTTGCGGAGCAGTCGGTGCATGCATACATTTTAGGGGAGCATGGTGACTCGCAGTTTTTTGCGCAATCGATATCACACATTGCAGGTATTCCAATTGCGCAATTTCCAGGCATAACAGCGCAGGATCTTGATGAGTTTCCGCGCACTGCTCGTGATCGTGCTTATGAAATTATTCAATGTAAAGGTGCAACGTATTATGGAATTGCGACCTGTGTGGCAGCATTATGCGAAACAATTATTTTTGATCATAAACGGGTATTGCCGGTATCCCATTATCAGGAAGAATTTGGCGTTTGTTTGAGTATGCCTGCGGTAATAGGAGCTAAAGGAGTTGAACGTATTATTCCAACTCCTTTAGATTTTAAAGAACGAGCTTTATTGCAAGAATCTGCTGAGCAGTTGCGAGTGCTGTGTAAATAA